The following coding sequences lie in one Megalodesulfovibrio gigas DSM 1382 = ATCC 19364 genomic window:
- a CDS encoding MBL fold metallo-hydrolase translates to MDLHVFPMGPLEVNCYLLLGQASTEAGGGLEAVAVDPGGNPRKALDLLQKTGARLTHVLCTHLHFDHIGGVRALVEATGATACASPQDAYLLESELGRGGFMGLPEIELFDVTPLTPGEYVFAGQPCRVLATPGHSPGSLSFYFPAIGRVFVGDLLFNRSVGRTDFPGGDFATLVRSIKEQIFTLPGATIVHSGHGESTTVDNERTHNPYLSEF, encoded by the coding sequence ATGGATTTGCATGTGTTCCCCATGGGCCCGCTGGAGGTCAATTGTTATCTGCTCCTGGGCCAGGCCAGCACCGAGGCAGGGGGCGGCCTGGAGGCCGTGGCCGTGGACCCTGGCGGCAATCCGCGCAAGGCGCTGGACCTGCTGCAGAAGACTGGCGCCCGCCTCACGCATGTGCTGTGCACGCACCTGCATTTCGACCACATCGGCGGCGTGCGCGCCCTTGTGGAGGCCACTGGGGCTACGGCCTGCGCCAGCCCGCAGGACGCCTACCTGCTGGAATCCGAACTGGGCCGCGGCGGTTTCATGGGCCTGCCGGAGATCGAGCTGTTCGACGTCACGCCGCTGACGCCGGGGGAATACGTCTTCGCCGGGCAACCGTGTCGGGTGCTGGCCACGCCGGGGCATTCGCCGGGCAGCCTGTCCTTTTATTTCCCCGCCATCGGCCGCGTGTTCGTGGGCGATCTGCTCTTCAACCGCTCCGTGGGTCGCACGGACTTCCCCGGCGGGGACTTCGCCACGCTGGTGCGGTCCATCAAGGAGCAGATTTTCACCCTGCCGGGCGCAACCATCGTCCACAGCGGGCACGGCGAGTCCACCACGGTGGACAACGAGCGCACGCACAATCCGTATCTGAGTGAGTTTTAG
- a CDS encoding PAS domain-containing protein, whose amino-acid sequence MDDRQKPPPPASPAPSDGPDWSGQEEQAELIRRLIVEKRAALHALEMAASLGSFTLSLNRLDSPLPILLETAMKLRTLVRFSAFGFFLVDEADGDLQLGFHEPVSQRRWFEAELERLIQDHTLAWVLQRAKPVLLASADGSQTLLLHSLATISRTRGVFMGVLGQDRDEILDPSYSLLSIIFHGCAHTLESFTLYARIRDMNRQLSEHVATLELSELALQERGQALEAVAVRHSQDLERMHQELARHMLALQQAQEESRRHEAFMRAVLEHGAVGVLVLDREGVILHCNARIARLYRFAPGAGPGMPLDEVAAPALAAALRAEHETLFASRESLLGLEEHLDTTAHGAHMKTVFLVEDPATGSKAVCRLLVCVDPNQHPFLRHLNEDQTARTRRQAMAAMAEHLMATPLDDSQRAMLRYLLDLAGVQDE is encoded by the coding sequence ATGGATGACCGCCAGAAACCGCCCCCACCCGCATCGCCAGCCCCCTCTGACGGGCCAGATTGGTCAGGCCAGGAGGAACAGGCAGAGCTCATCCGGCGGCTCATCGTCGAAAAACGCGCCGCCCTGCACGCCCTGGAAATGGCCGCCTCCCTGGGCAGCTTCACCCTGAGCCTCAACCGGCTGGATTCGCCCCTGCCCATCCTGCTGGAAACCGCCATGAAGCTGCGCACCCTGGTGCGTTTTTCCGCCTTCGGCTTCTTTCTGGTGGACGAAGCAGACGGCGACCTGCAACTCGGCTTCCACGAGCCCGTCTCCCAGCGCCGCTGGTTCGAGGCAGAGCTGGAGCGGCTCATCCAGGATCACACCCTGGCCTGGGTGCTGCAGCGCGCCAAGCCGGTGCTGCTCGCCTCTGCAGACGGGTCGCAAACCCTGCTGCTGCACTCCCTGGCCACCATCTCCCGCACCCGCGGGGTGTTCATGGGGGTGCTGGGGCAGGACCGCGACGAGATTCTCGATCCATCCTACAGCCTCTTGTCCATCATTTTTCACGGCTGCGCCCATACGCTGGAGAGCTTCACCCTCTACGCCCGCATCCGGGACATGAACCGCCAGCTCAGCGAACACGTGGCCACCCTGGAGCTTTCGGAACTGGCCCTGCAGGAGCGGGGCCAGGCCCTGGAAGCCGTGGCCGTCCGGCACAGTCAGGATCTGGAACGCATGCACCAGGAACTGGCCCGGCACATGCTGGCCCTGCAGCAGGCCCAGGAAGAAAGCCGGCGGCACGAGGCCTTCATGCGGGCCGTGCTGGAACATGGCGCCGTGGGCGTGCTGGTGCTGGACCGAGAAGGCGTCATCCTGCACTGCAACGCACGCATTGCCCGGCTGTACCGCTTCGCGCCCGGCGCAGGACCCGGCATGCCCCTGGACGAGGTGGCCGCCCCGGCCCTGGCCGCCGCCCTGCGCGCGGAGCACGAGACGCTTTTTGCCTCCAGGGAAAGCCTCCTGGGCCTGGAGGAACACCTCGACACCACAGCCCACGGCGCACACATGAAAACCGTGTTCCTGGTGGAAGACCCGGCCACCGGCTCCAAGGCGGTCTGCCGGCTGCTCGTCTGCGTGGATCCGAACCAGCACCCCTTCCTGCGCCACCTGAACGAAGACCAGACCGCCCGCACCCGGCGTCAGGCCATGGCCGCCATGGCCGAACATCTCATGGCCACCCCGTTGGACGATTCCCAGCGCGCCATGCTGCGCTATCTGCTGGATCTGGCCGGCGTGCAGGACGAATAG
- a CDS encoding nitroreductase family protein produces MIDFTAHPVLAALKARRSIRAFTDEPVSREEIETILEAGRWAPSGRNNQPWRFLVVQTGDPRKVALESCTQYDHLIRDCRACICVFLEKSKKYSDMKDYQGAGACIQNMLLAVHALGLGAVWIGQIVNEPEPVFKALGLDGGIYELMAVVAVGRPDETPSSRRLPLDTLCIEPF; encoded by the coding sequence ATGATCGACTTCACCGCCCATCCCGTGCTCGCGGCCCTCAAAGCCCGCCGCAGCATCCGCGCCTTCACCGACGAGCCCGTCAGCCGCGAGGAGATCGAAACCATCCTGGAAGCCGGTCGCTGGGCCCCAAGCGGGCGCAACAACCAGCCGTGGCGGTTCCTGGTGGTCCAGACCGGTGATCCGCGCAAGGTGGCCCTGGAATCCTGCACGCAGTACGATCACCTGATCCGCGATTGCCGGGCCTGCATCTGCGTCTTTCTGGAAAAGTCGAAAAAATACAGCGATATGAAAGACTATCAGGGCGCTGGCGCCTGCATTCAGAACATGCTGCTGGCCGTGCACGCCCTGGGATTGGGTGCGGTCTGGATCGGGCAGATCGTCAACGAGCCCGAGCCGGTGTTCAAGGCCCTGGGCCTGGACGGCGGCATCTATGAACTCATGGCCGTGGTGGCTGTGGGCCGGCCGGACGAAACGCCGTCATCCCGTCGGCTGCCCCTGGACACCCTGTGCATTGAGCCGTTCTAA
- a CDS encoding DUF4139 domain-containing protein, with translation MRWWTAFLIGALCVFPAATSGHAKTSPAASRPVAVTVSPQRCLVTEAVPVPAAGTVQFLLPLAAEPEALALAAPAARLASLSWKRVPLTDAEQVAALRKELDTVRLARNTVAAQLKALKTQGQFLKTMPGFRPDQAKEVIEAAESMGRRLAELGMQQLPLQEEKQRLDREVARLEEQLGQLTGDARQAWEVTARFDAGNAGRAFQANATYPLADCGWEPSYRLDARPAAKTVAFAYDARVWQRTGADWTDVRLTLATALPLSGLTPPDIPPWIIQQRPEPRPMAKAMRMEAPGGAGMAMDAMNTAPAEMLAAAPAPMQEERATYTAWDMGVRTIPAGEAPRLEVVAETWPAAFRYTIRPSQGPTAWLTANATLPTVQDLPPGEALFLVDGALAGRRHFALAGNQTDLFFGEAPFIKTTTELVARESGETGFISSKQTHRWNWKFTVQNLGKAVAPVRVEEPNPQRRDERMELKIASTPQTSRTDEQILYWEKDLKPGEKFVINHDITLTAPGDMKLDAGWR, from the coding sequence ATGCGATGGTGGACTGCGTTTCTGATCGGCGCGCTGTGCGTGTTTCCTGCTGCAACATCGGGCCATGCCAAAACCTCGCCGGCCGCTTCGCGGCCTGTGGCCGTCACGGTCTCGCCGCAGCGCTGTCTGGTGACAGAAGCCGTGCCCGTGCCTGCTGCCGGCACGGTGCAGTTCCTGCTCCCCCTGGCTGCGGAGCCTGAAGCCCTCGCCCTGGCCGCCCCGGCTGCACGTCTGGCCTCCCTCTCCTGGAAGCGCGTGCCCCTGACCGATGCCGAGCAGGTGGCTGCCCTGCGCAAGGAGCTGGACACCGTCCGCCTGGCCCGCAACACCGTGGCCGCGCAGCTGAAAGCCCTGAAAACGCAAGGCCAATTCCTCAAGACCATGCCCGGATTCAGGCCGGATCAGGCCAAGGAAGTGATTGAGGCCGCGGAGAGCATGGGCCGGCGTCTGGCCGAGCTGGGGATGCAGCAACTCCCGCTGCAGGAAGAAAAGCAGCGCCTGGACCGCGAAGTCGCCCGCCTTGAAGAGCAGCTCGGCCAGCTCACCGGCGATGCCCGCCAGGCCTGGGAAGTGACGGCGCGCTTTGATGCCGGCAATGCCGGCCGCGCCTTTCAGGCCAACGCCACCTATCCCCTGGCCGACTGCGGCTGGGAACCCTCCTACCGCCTGGACGCCCGGCCCGCCGCCAAGACTGTGGCCTTTGCCTACGACGCCCGCGTCTGGCAGCGCACGGGCGCGGACTGGACCGACGTCCGCCTGACGCTGGCCACCGCCCTGCCCTTGTCCGGCCTCACGCCGCCAGACATCCCACCCTGGATCATCCAGCAGCGGCCCGAACCCCGGCCCATGGCCAAGGCCATGCGCATGGAAGCGCCGGGCGGTGCGGGCATGGCCATGGACGCCATGAACACGGCCCCTGCGGAAATGCTCGCCGCGGCCCCCGCCCCGATGCAGGAGGAACGCGCCACCTACACCGCCTGGGACATGGGCGTGCGCACCATCCCCGCCGGCGAGGCCCCGCGCCTGGAAGTGGTCGCCGAGACCTGGCCCGCCGCCTTCCGCTACACCATCCGCCCCTCCCAGGGCCCCACGGCCTGGCTCACGGCCAATGCCACCCTGCCCACGGTGCAGGATCTGCCCCCTGGCGAGGCCCTGTTCCTGGTGGATGGCGCCCTGGCCGGCCGCCGGCACTTCGCCCTGGCCGGCAACCAGACGGACCTGTTCTTCGGCGAAGCGCCCTTCATCAAGACCACCACCGAGCTGGTGGCCCGGGAATCCGGCGAGACGGGCTTCATCAGCAGCAAACAAACCCACCGCTGGAACTGGAAGTTCACCGTCCAGAACCTGGGCAAGGCCGTGGCCCCCGTGCGCGTGGAAGAACCCAACCCCCAGCGCCGCGACGAGCGCATGGAGCTCAAGATCGCCTCCACGCCTCAGACCAGCCGCACCGACGAGCAGATTCTGTACTGGGAAAAGGACCTCAAGCCCGGAGAAAAATTCGTCATCAATCATGACATCACCCTCACCGCGCCCGGCGACATGAAGCTGGACGCGGGCTGGCGGTAA
- a CDS encoding cupin domain-containing protein, producing the protein MQRTSWAQVPAYITKDGSEIRELMHPAVHGNLQQSLAEARVPPGARTLAHVHVRTEELYHILAGQGLMQVGDEWQTVIPGDTVCIPPGTVHCIENTGDAPLVLLCCCSPAYAHEDTLLQET; encoded by the coding sequence ATGCAACGCACCAGCTGGGCGCAGGTTCCGGCATACATCACCAAGGATGGATCAGAGATCCGCGAGTTGATGCACCCCGCCGTACACGGCAATCTCCAGCAAAGTCTGGCCGAAGCCCGGGTGCCCCCCGGCGCGCGCACCCTGGCCCATGTGCACGTGCGCACCGAGGAACTGTATCACATCCTCGCCGGGCAGGGCCTGATGCAGGTGGGGGACGAATGGCAGACCGTGATCCCGGGCGATACCGTCTGCATCCCCCCGGGCACGGTGCACTGCATCGAAAACACCGGCGACGCCCCGCTGGTGCTGCTGTGCTGCTGCAGCCCGGCCTATGCCCACGAGGACACCCTCCTGCAGGAAACGTAA
- a CDS encoding ribonuclease H-like domain-containing protein gives MLHRTFCHAPGVGPSLEARLWAAGFHDWDAVLAVSPADLPVPPARRGLLRQTVEESRERLAAGTMEDVAWFAARLPAREAWRLWSSFRDQAAYVDIETTGLGIGEDHITTIACQDATGLRTFVHGQTLDDFRSALDHCRLLVTFNGKCFDAPCIERQLDMPLPMAHLDLRYPLKKAGLRGGLKVIEKTLGLDRGELDGVDGFAAVLLWQGYRATGDARWLETLLSYNAADVLSLERLSARTHNLLVEGTPFDLLEQLPEPMPPANPIPAHQDIVREVLRRMGK, from the coding sequence ATGCTCCATCGTACCTTCTGTCATGCCCCCGGCGTGGGGCCGTCCCTGGAAGCCAGACTCTGGGCCGCCGGATTTCATGATTGGGATGCCGTGCTGGCCGTCTCCCCGGCCGATCTTCCCGTGCCCCCGGCCCGCCGCGGCCTGCTGCGCCAGACCGTGGAGGAATCGCGGGAACGCCTGGCCGCCGGCACCATGGAAGATGTCGCCTGGTTTGCCGCCCGGCTGCCGGCCCGGGAAGCCTGGCGATTGTGGTCCTCCTTCCGGGATCAGGCCGCCTACGTGGACATTGAAACCACGGGCCTGGGCATCGGGGAAGACCACATCACCACCATCGCCTGCCAGGACGCCACGGGCCTGCGCACCTTTGTGCACGGGCAGACCCTGGACGATTTCCGCTCCGCCCTGGACCACTGCCGCCTGCTGGTGACCTTCAATGGCAAGTGCTTCGATGCGCCGTGCATCGAGCGGCAGTTGGACATGCCCCTGCCCATGGCCCACCTGGATCTGCGCTATCCCCTCAAAAAGGCCGGCCTGCGCGGCGGGCTGAAGGTCATCGAAAAGACCCTGGGCCTGGACCGCGGCGAGCTGGACGGCGTGGACGGCTTCGCCGCCGTGCTCCTCTGGCAGGGCTACCGCGCCACCGGCGATGCCCGCTGGCTGGAGACGCTGCTTTCCTACAACGCCGCAGACGTGCTGTCCCTGGAACGGCTTTCGGCCCGCACCCACAACCTGCTGGTGGAGGGCACGCCCTTTGACCTGCTGGAACAGCTCCCCGAACCCATGCCCCCGGCCAACCCCATTCCCGCGCATCAGGACATCGTGCGCGAGGTGCTCCGCCGCATGGGCAAGTGA
- a CDS encoding lytic murein transglycosylase: MPTSFFRKLALAVLLAVLACSQVRPALAATGGGAVGMDPIWKPLIRQLVDDGFDAHEVQRMFSTPGLVYGPEFMGKKMRALYASRYSPPQPAPKAQLDPRRRKRSIYDAHIPPERLAKVRYLYWENQDVLDRVEREYGVPRQVVLAFMVIETRVGDYLGEQKAFRSLASMAATRTYGAVASHFRQFQITDPQRQWVEQRMNEKANWAYTQLKALIQYAAANRMDPVRIPGSIYGAFGLCQFIPTSALERGKDGDGDGMVNLFVPADAIMSVGHFLRVVGWKPGLSRAGKLAVIKRYNQDDAYARMVLEIAARL; this comes from the coding sequence ATGCCGACCTCGTTTTTCAGGAAGCTGGCGCTCGCCGTGCTGCTCGCCGTGCTGGCCTGCTCCCAGGTCCGGCCGGCCCTGGCCGCCACCGGCGGCGGCGCCGTGGGCATGGACCCCATCTGGAAGCCCCTCATCAGGCAGCTTGTGGACGACGGGTTCGATGCCCACGAGGTCCAGCGCATGTTCAGCACCCCGGGCCTGGTCTACGGTCCGGAATTCATGGGCAAGAAGATGCGGGCCCTGTACGCCTCCAGATATTCCCCGCCCCAGCCCGCCCCCAAGGCCCAGCTTGACCCCCGCCGCCGCAAGCGCAGCATCTACGATGCGCACATCCCGCCGGAACGCCTGGCCAAGGTGCGCTACCTGTACTGGGAGAACCAGGACGTGCTGGACCGCGTGGAGCGCGAATACGGCGTGCCGCGGCAGGTGGTCCTGGCGTTCATGGTCATCGAAACCCGCGTGGGCGACTACCTGGGCGAGCAGAAGGCCTTCCGCTCCCTGGCCAGCATGGCCGCCACCCGCACCTATGGCGCGGTGGCCTCGCATTTCAGGCAGTTCCAGATCACGGACCCGCAGCGGCAATGGGTGGAACAGCGCATGAACGAAAAGGCCAACTGGGCCTATACCCAGCTCAAGGCCCTCATTCAGTACGCTGCCGCCAACCGCATGGACCCCGTGCGCATCCCCGGCTCCATCTACGGCGCCTTCGGCCTGTGCCAGTTCATCCCCACCAGCGCCCTGGAGCGCGGCAAGGACGGCGACGGCGACGGCATGGTCAATCTCTTTGTCCCGGCGGACGCCATCATGAGCGTCGGGCATTTCCTGCGCGTGGTGGGCTGGAAGCCCGGACTGTCCAGGGCCGGAAAACTCGCCGTCATCAAGCGCTACAATCAGGACGATGCCTATGCCCGCATGGTTCTGGAGATTGCCGCCCGGCTCTGA
- a CDS encoding flavodoxin family protein: MTERAVVGYACSPRPKGNSDAALALLLAELAAAGVATERLALRNACVLPCLGCQRCALPPGGNCVQAPKDQTTLLFAPLLTAPAVCFAAPIYFYHLPSGFKAFIDRAQSYYARRERRDPAMLALPPRKAYVVLVAGRARGERLFEGALRTLKYFLEPFNITLADPCLLRGVDQPGDLARLAADDVTTYARAAAAAMRP, translated from the coding sequence ATGACCGAACGCGCCGTGGTGGGCTATGCATGCAGCCCGCGGCCCAAGGGCAACAGTGATGCTGCCCTGGCCTTGCTGCTGGCGGAACTGGCCGCGGCCGGCGTGGCCACGGAGCGCCTGGCCCTGCGCAACGCCTGCGTGTTGCCCTGCCTGGGCTGCCAGCGCTGCGCCCTGCCGCCGGGGGGCAACTGCGTGCAGGCTCCCAAGGATCAGACCACCCTGCTGTTCGCCCCGTTGCTCACGGCTCCGGCCGTCTGTTTCGCTGCGCCCATTTACTTTTATCATCTGCCGTCGGGCTTCAAGGCCTTCATCGACCGCGCCCAGAGCTACTACGCCCGCAGGGAGCGCCGGGACCCTGCCATGCTCGCCCTGCCGCCGCGCAAGGCGTATGTGGTCCTGGTGGCCGGCCGGGCCAGGGGAGAGCGGTTGTTCGAGGGGGCGCTGCGCACCCTCAAGTATTTTCTGGAGCCCTTCAACATCACCCTGGCCGACCCCTGCCTCCTGCGCGGGGTGGACCAGCCCGGCGACCTCGCCCGGCTGGCTGCGGACGACGTGACGACCTATGCGCGCGCCGCGGCCGCGGCCATGCGCCCGTAG
- a CDS encoding HDOD domain-containing protein: MGLINTCDLQPDMVLGSDLYAPNGRFLLGKGTVLEPKHIRIMTIWGVPEADIAGVQRDVVMGEAISQINPLVLQECEEWLAWRFRLSNRGHPVIQELFQLALLSLSRRVLEGACKPPALYDPQEDEQFLQEHAGLARANVSLESLVARHLKLCTLPDIYHRIVEVLQNPRSSAMHIADVVSKDVSLSARLLRLVNSPFYGFPGRIDTVQRAVTLLGSNELTTLAHGITVVREFENMRAQGLNMRRFWEHSVACGLFARALAGRKPGLSEERFFVAGLLHDIGRLVLLKEHPEHMHYAMALARVEGLTLCRAELRVFGFDHTQVASRLLRSWHFPADLERMITFHHAPLKAGNLLEASFVNVADCIALALNIGSSGSPFVPSLETRAWDALETTPGVVTGAARHVERQLDDIVRMFFGK, translated from the coding sequence GTGGGATTGATAAACACATGCGACCTGCAACCGGACATGGTGCTCGGGAGCGATTTGTACGCCCCGAACGGCAGATTTTTGCTGGGCAAAGGGACCGTACTGGAGCCCAAACACATCCGCATCATGACCATCTGGGGTGTCCCGGAGGCCGACATCGCCGGCGTGCAACGCGATGTCGTCATGGGCGAGGCCATCTCGCAAATCAACCCGCTGGTCCTGCAGGAATGTGAGGAATGGCTTGCCTGGCGGTTCCGCCTGAGCAACAGGGGCCATCCCGTCATCCAGGAACTCTTCCAGCTGGCCTTGCTCTCCCTGTCGCGCCGGGTGCTCGAAGGCGCCTGCAAGCCTCCCGCCTTGTACGATCCGCAGGAAGACGAGCAATTCCTGCAGGAACACGCAGGGCTGGCCAGGGCCAATGTCTCCCTGGAATCCCTGGTGGCCCGGCATCTGAAGCTCTGCACCCTGCCGGACATCTACCACCGCATTGTGGAGGTGCTCCAGAACCCCCGCAGCTCGGCCATGCACATTGCCGATGTGGTGAGCAAGGATGTCAGCCTCTCGGCCCGGCTGCTCCGGCTGGTCAACAGTCCCTTTTATGGCTTTCCCGGGCGCATCGACACCGTCCAGCGGGCGGTGACCCTGCTGGGCTCCAACGAACTCACCACCCTGGCCCATGGCATCACCGTGGTGCGGGAATTCGAGAACATGCGCGCCCAGGGGCTGAACATGCGGCGCTTCTGGGAACACAGCGTGGCCTGCGGACTGTTTGCCCGGGCCCTGGCCGGCCGCAAGCCCGGCCTGTCCGAGGAGCGATTCTTCGTGGCCGGCCTGCTGCACGACATCGGCCGTCTGGTGCTGCTCAAGGAACACCCCGAGCACATGCACTATGCCATGGCGCTGGCCCGCGTGGAGGGCCTGACCCTCTGCCGGGCCGAGCTGCGCGTGTTCGGGTTCGATCACACCCAGGTGGCCAGCCGGCTGCTCAGGTCCTGGCATTTTCCGGCGGATCTTGAACGGATGATCACCTTCCACCACGCGCCCTTGAAGGCAGGCAACCTGCTGGAGGCGTCCTTCGTCAATGTGGCGGACTGCATTGCCCTGGCGCTCAATATCGGCTCCAGCGGCTCGCCCTTTGTCCCCAGCCTGGAAACCAGGGCCTGGGACGCCCTGGAGACCACCCCGGGCGTGGTCACCGGCGCAGCCCGGCACGTGGAACGGCAACTTGACGATATTGTTCGCATGTTTTTCGGTAAATAG
- a CDS encoding DUF4153 domain-containing protein — protein sequence MQPPTHEAAHVTHLSLSIGLTQGVLAAVLVNMDPATPAMAATMAALFTLVIVPGLGLQHAWPAQRPTRLLLWLGLLTAILAGCAAWVCWDQPFGDAPELGRTNRLVSLLLWGTGGIWCGISLAGAAAETTPTPTDRLQWLRGVMHQSLAALAVVGVVYLVIAAGVALLNLVGLDLEDLIYSEEGTAFLIPVAWGLGMHGLRRRAAAHAGPAQLANAAGQLDARLARALLPVMAGLVGIFLVGLLIQGLEPLWNTRAATAILLGMQGLVVAAAMLAASTIQDDDAAGASPVPAVVRHSTDALLLALPVLAALAGHALWLRIAQHGLTPERLHATALCLLATLAALGLAGVVLRTRLRRRPWLEGAPVVAWAVAGTVVAISILFHTPLLDPLGLSARSQYARLTAGQVDTAAYRFDTLWWELGTEGRAMARQLQAELPELQARGVYSERQVSALQRRLEETIARGGALQHLPEIAVTDIEVIPPDAGASPELLAAVADTARLRPAHEGGTLAITPLQADNDAETEWLLIPSGDFWPVLLFDRHSNGTWEHMGDYSTSIPRATLLQAISAGTLQTQQPPYHDLTVDGRPVPLSRH from the coding sequence ATGCAGCCCCCCACGCACGAGGCCGCGCATGTGACGCATCTGTCCCTGAGCATCGGACTGACCCAGGGCGTGCTGGCGGCCGTCCTGGTGAACATGGACCCCGCCACACCGGCGATGGCGGCCACGATGGCGGCGCTCTTCACCCTGGTGATCGTCCCGGGCCTGGGGTTGCAGCATGCCTGGCCCGCGCAACGCCCGACACGGCTGCTGCTCTGGCTGGGCCTGCTGACGGCCATCCTGGCCGGCTGCGCGGCGTGGGTCTGCTGGGATCAACCATTCGGCGACGCGCCAGAGCTGGGCCGCACCAACCGGCTGGTCAGCCTGCTGCTCTGGGGCACGGGCGGGATCTGGTGCGGCATCTCCCTGGCTGGCGCCGCCGCGGAGACGACGCCCACGCCAACCGACCGCCTGCAGTGGTTGCGGGGCGTCATGCATCAGTCCCTGGCCGCACTGGCCGTGGTGGGGGTGGTGTATCTTGTCATTGCCGCGGGCGTGGCCCTGCTGAATCTGGTGGGCCTGGACCTGGAGGACCTGATCTATTCCGAGGAGGGCACGGCCTTCCTGATTCCCGTGGCCTGGGGCCTTGGCATGCACGGCCTGCGTCGTCGCGCCGCAGCGCACGCAGGCCCGGCCCAACTGGCCAACGCTGCCGGGCAGCTGGATGCCCGGCTCGCCCGGGCGCTCCTGCCGGTCATGGCCGGGCTGGTGGGCATCTTCCTCGTGGGCCTGCTGATCCAGGGCCTGGAACCGTTGTGGAACACCCGCGCGGCAACGGCCATCCTGCTGGGCATGCAGGGGCTGGTGGTGGCCGCCGCCATGCTGGCCGCCTCCACGATCCAGGATGATGACGCCGCCGGCGCATCCCCCGTCCCGGCCGTTGTCCGTCACAGCACCGATGCCCTGCTGCTGGCCCTGCCCGTGCTGGCCGCATTGGCCGGCCATGCCCTGTGGCTGCGCATCGCCCAGCACGGCCTGACGCCGGAGCGCCTGCACGCCACGGCCCTGTGTCTGCTGGCGACCCTGGCCGCCCTGGGCCTGGCCGGCGTGGTCCTGCGCACCCGGCTGCGTCGGCGTCCCTGGCTGGAAGGCGCGCCCGTGGTTGCCTGGGCCGTGGCCGGCACGGTGGTGGCCATCTCCATCTTGTTCCACACTCCCCTTCTCGATCCCCTGGGCCTGAGCGCCCGCAGCCAATACGCCCGCCTGACCGCCGGCCAGGTGGACACCGCCGCCTATCGGTTCGATACCCTGTGGTGGGAACTGGGGACAGAAGGCCGCGCCATGGCCCGGCAACTCCAGGCCGAACTGCCCGAACTGCAGGCGCGGGGCGTGTATTCCGAACGGCAGGTCTCGGCCCTGCAGCGCCGGCTGGAGGAAACCATCGCCCGGGGCGGCGCCCTGCAGCACCTGCCAGAGATTGCCGTCACAGACATCGAAGTGATCCCGCCAGACGCCGGCGCGTCCCCCGAGCTGCTGGCGGCCGTGGCAGACACTGCCCGGCTCCGGCCTGCCCACGAGGGCGGCACCCTGGCCATCACCCCCCTGCAGGCCGACAACGACGCCGAAACGGAATGGCTGCTCATCCCGTCGGGGGATTTCTGGCCGGTGCTGCTGTTCGACCGCCACAGCAATGGCACCTGGGAGCATATGGGCGACTATTCCACGAGCATCCCCCGCGCAACGCTGCTGCAGGCCATTTCGGCAGGCACGCTGCAAACGCAGCAGCCGCCCTATCACGACCTGACCGTGGACGGCAGGCCCGTGCCCCTCTCCCGGCACTGA
- a CDS encoding ComF family protein — translation MAVLQAVRAIASQLGIAPGRCRLCLQHQAATSLGLCAGCAQTLAPRPGGYCSRCGELFEREDDPPRLCGTCRLQPPPFSGVFLYAAYEGALQEAIIQYKYHGRHAVERVLQGLLLQAYAGGCARTTQAAASATLPGHDCVVPLPLHPARLRERGFNQSLELARPLAAMHRLPLLAQGLARSRRTAPQAGFSRAERRENVRDAFVAPRPALLAGRRVLLVDDVMTTGATAGAAALACLQAGAVRVDCCVLARA, via the coding sequence ATGGCCGTGCTGCAGGCCGTTCGCGCCATCGCCTCGCAGTTGGGCATTGCGCCCGGCCGCTGTCGGCTGTGTCTGCAGCATCAGGCCGCGACGTCCCTGGGACTGTGCGCCGGCTGCGCCCAGACCCTTGCGCCGCGTCCGGGCGGCTATTGCAGCCGCTGCGGGGAACTGTTCGAACGGGAAGACGATCCCCCGCGTCTGTGCGGCACATGCCGGCTGCAGCCGCCGCCCTTTTCCGGCGTGTTTTTGTACGCCGCATATGAAGGCGCATTGCAAGAAGCGATCATCCAGTATAAATATCACGGCAGGCATGCTGTGGAGCGGGTGCTGCAAGGACTGCTGCTGCAGGCCTACGCCGGCGGGTGCGCGCGGACGACGCAAGCTGCGGCATCGGCGACACTGCCGGGGCATGACTGTGTGGTGCCCCTGCCCCTGCATCCTGCCCGGCTCAGGGAACGCGGCTTCAACCAGAGTCTCGAACTGGCCCGGCCCCTGGCGGCGATGCACCGCCTGCCCCTGCTGGCCCAGGGCCTTGCCCGATCCAGGCGCACGGCGCCCCAGGCCGGATTTTCCCGGGCCGAGCGGCGCGAGAACGTCCGGGATGCGTTCGTTGCCCCGCGTCCGGCGCTGCTGGCCGGCCGGCGCGTGCTGCTGGTGGATGATGTGATGACCACCGGCGCCACGGCCGGGGCTGCCGCCCTGGCCTGCCTGCAGGCCGGCGCTGTGCGGGTGGATTGCTGCGTGCTGGCCAGGGCGTGA